TTCCAAACTGGAATGAACAAAAAGGCAGCTCAGTACATGGGGATTGTTACAGGGCGGGTTACACAACTAAAGTACTTAAATACACTGCACAGATACTAGCAGCTCCACCTGATATCACTCCCCTCACCATATATCCAGTGATGGGGGCCTCTGGAGGGGCGACTCTGAGACCCTGGCTGAGGATGCCCACCCAGTTGGAAAGGCGAGAACCATGCCACAGCAGCATCCTGCAAAGGTTAGCATGGAGGACACATGGTGActacacatactcacacacagacacacaaacaaagtaGCATTCTGTAGGAAGAAGAGAGAGTGAGGGATACACAGTCTGTGCGTAATTAAAGCGGGACACATATTATACACACAGTTCATGGCATGTATTTGCTATGAACCTGTTGTGAAGTTGTGTGCTGAacctctccttctctccctctcgctccACTGTGAAGATGTCCAGCACGGTCATGGTGTAGTCTTTGTGGGTAGGAGCGTGGGTGGAGTGGAGGTACTGCTCTATCACCTGCACGGAAGGAGAAATGGAGGACAGAAGGGACTGACataaaacagatgaaaacaCAGATGCATGCGAGTACGGACAGAGATGTAACACACGGACCTTGTACTCGTGACTGTTACGTGGCAGGGGTTCGAGCATACAGCGCAGGGACTTGTACTGTCGGTCCAGAGGGTGCTCCAAGCTCTCAACACTAGACTGGACCATCTTCACTGCTATCTGTATGTCACTGAGAGCCTGGCAGAAAACAGAGTGAAAGGCACTCACATCCACAAATATGGTGAGACCCAGTTATCGCAGTTTTAAATATGACTgcagtaaagaaataaaaaaaaaaaccaacacacacacagctgcttccCAGCCTGAGTCTCTTACCTCCAGCAATGCAAtcttctccttcagctcctgcTCTGTCTGAATGAGTGGGGGGGTCCGCAACCTGCGAGTGAAAGTGCAGAAGACTCCTATATACCCCCAAAACACCACTTAAAACTGCAGTATGCACCTTGACGTTATCAAAGTTCACTGAATACCTGTGAGCATCATCAGTTATTGCATTATGATTTTATTCTAGCATGAGATGTGAGCATTTAGTATAAAGCTGAAAGAACCAtatgtgttcagtttttttaattagaacAATGCCCCATACTCATGTGTTAAAAGCATAGGGTCATGCCCTTCAAAGAAGCAGCTaccacatgcatacacacaagcacactCCCTGCAAGTCAGTATTAATCAGCAGACTGTTAATCAAAAGCAATTCAAGAAAAACTGAGGAACAACTCCAAAACACTGCTTATcaaaaaacacacttaaaatggTTTCATATATGAAGCAATCCTTCCATTCCACATTGCAGTATAGAACCATTTGAAACACTAAGGctttaaaatgtgttataaTACAAAAAAGCAGTGCAAAAAGCTTATTCTGCTTACAGAGCAATTTAGTTTAGAATGGGTTTGGGGGGAGAGGTCTGGGCCAAATGTCCCGTTCACCTAGGGAAAGTGCATGTGCAATACATCGCCTCTCCTTCTCGGTGTAACAATCGCCGCATGGCCACTGTCTGGCTCACCaggcaggaggtcactgcaAACGGCCTCTCCTACACTACTGCGTTCGTAGCAACACCTTCTTGTCGGTCCCCCTGTTTTCACAGAGCTTGCTACGTCATGGCATGACCGAGTGTCTGGCGGTATAACTGGATGGGTAAGCCAGACTCGTAAGCCTTGGTTGGCAGCCAGCCTAAGAGAAGGACAACTCTGACTCCAAACCCAGGCAGATGAAGCTCGTTAGCCCTGTCAGGCTATCCATCTAGGAGAACGACACTCAGATATAATACCTACGACCCGGGGACCTTGCTGTCACCGTCTCAGCTTGCTAGGCCATGGCAGATGAACCCAAGGTATAAAGGGAGGGGCCAGTACTATGCACACTGCACTCCACCTAAAAACTCCACTGCGCAAGCTTGAAATGCACACCCATGTCTACGAGCAACATCACCATCAAGAATTCCTTGGTGTCTGTTACACTGACCACCACAAGTGGTCTGCTCTAGCCTCTGACCGTGAGGCCTGGAGACACACCATTCACCAGGCTGTCTCCTCCTTCAAGAACGCATGCAGGGCAGGTCTTGATGACaaaaggagatggaggaagaaatgtgacactgcagcaCCAAACCCAGAACAGACTTTGCCTTGCAGCCTCTGCGGCCGGACCTGCCTGTCCTGCGCTGGCCTCGTTAGCCACCAGCAAGCTTGCAGCAGACATGGGCGCCCCCTTCCTAAATCTTCGTTCGCAAAGCCAAGCCATGAAATAgccataaatatttaatacaccAAACAAAGTTGACTGAGCTTGGGCCTCGGTGTGAAAACTGCTAGCTCCTTTACCCAAAGTCATGAGGGATGCGGGTGTAGAACTGGTTGCAGGCTTCTAAGAGCTCCTTCTTGTTACCCTTCCTCTTCAGACACTCCTCAATCCTTTTCAATGAGGCATACCCTGCCTTGATCTGCTCCACTGTCAGTTTACCTGCAGAAGTAGTAAACACTGTTAAAGACATGCACCAATTTACCCAAAAAGCTGGCACACAGGAATGAAACCCATGGCAGAACAACATGCAGACCCACAGCCAAGAATGCAGAAATGTAGAGCATTCACTGACCCAAAGGTGCTTTCTTGGTGTCAAACTTCATCTCCAGCACACACTCCTCCATGGCTCTGATGTCACAAATGAGATCTAAAAGGGACTGCACCTTACTGTCCAGCTGGCAAGTTTTCTTGGGCAGGGAAGCTTTTGAAGGACCCTGACTCTCTTCCTCCTTTGAGGCAGATGTTTGACAGGTGTGAGGAAACAAGTGCACATTTGATGGACACTCACTAACAGTGGGCTGGTGGCACACTCAAGACAGTAGTAGGAAAAGCTAATACACTGAAGTGGAGCCAATGTTCTGCTGAGCAGTGACACTGTGTGCCTCTCAGTTATTTACATGAATATCATTCACAAAAGATCTGTGGCATGAAAAACTCCAGATATAGAACTACGGGCCTGACATGTCAGTTGCAGGATGTAGAGGTTATGAGATGTATTTATACCTTGCTGCTCGCCATGTAATCCATGAACACCATGTCGTACTTTCCTGCTACTTTTTCAAACTGTGCCCGGCTGTCCCAGTTATTTTTTGTCTTGTCAAAGAACCTTAAAGGCACAAAATGCACCATGAATGACATTTACAAACAAGCTCATACACATCTACACTAAGGTGCACAATGACATATGTACTACATCAAGTAAACATACTTTTTCTTAAACACGTCTTTGGCCTTTTCGAGGTCTCCACCAAAGGACATTAAACTGTGTTGCCCAACTTTTCCAACTGAAATATCAAGAGGAATGAGGAAAGGAGTAAGAGATGGCAGAATACAGAGCATCTCATACTGTCAGCTTGCATATGCCTTCAACAACAAACACTCTTTTCCCTACCTCTCCCCCAGCGCATCCACACAGTGTAGTTCTTCATGTTGTCATCCTGTAGCAGCTGAATCAGGTAGTACTTGTTGTTATTAAACTGAAGGTTGGTCTGCAACACATTGAGGTGTATAGTGTGACGAAACATACTCGTATTAAACCACACATCTCAACAAttgaacaataacaaaataatacagtggATGTACCTGGTTCAACATAACATCATAGATATCATCTCCTTCATTGTAAACGTGAGCCTTAAAGGGAAAGACAGAAGAGTGAGGGGCTAGGTGATGTGGGCAGAAAATCTGAATGACCACACTCATTGAGGTGGTTTACTATATACCCGAACATCCTGTCTAAGCcttgaaggaaaacatttattcaaaatgtgttttcagccAAAAGGGAAGCAATAAATAGCTGATGCAATTTAACAAAGAGAAGTGCAAATCTAATTTGTCACAAAGACTATATACTGTTTAAAATTGTAGTGaagtaaaaaatgttattacCTACGTAGGCTGGGATGATTAAAATTGAGGTCCTACAACATGTGTGTAACAGCCAGGAATTTCTgtactgaataaacaaacagctgcAACACAGCTTGATaactgcataaaaatgaaaaactaaaaccACATAATTAGGtagggtaaagtacctttcCTAATTTAGCAGTGCATTCTGAGTCAACTGGAGCCTTTCCCTTCATCACCATGGTCTTAACTACTTCTGTACATCACAAAAGACAAACAACAattgacaaaataaaataaatcattcattcaCATCCATTTGTCCTAATGAGGGactgcagtggtctggagtaTATCCCAGAAAAACAGGGTGTGGGACAACAGTTCATCACAGTTCAACATGCAACTATAAGCCCAGTAATAGAATGTCTACATGCCTTTACATTATAACAGACTGTAATGTTGTGCAGCACTGTGACATAATGGTAGTGTTCCCTCTGTCTACTACATACTGCACGTGGTCAACAAGAAGGCAGCGCTCACCTTTGTCATCCTCTTCATCACTCTGAGCTTCCCTGCTCTCCTTCTGGCTCGTCCCTCCACCCCTCTTCTTCTTGGCAACTGGCTGCTCTTCCTTGATGTTGTTCACTTCAGCACTCTCTACATTGGGAACAATGATTTTAATCATTATAAACTGAGAAACACAGCTTTCCCCTCACATTATTCCAAATTGAGGGCCCAGAAGCACATTTTACCAGCAGCCCTGTCATttttacaagtaaataaatacacacatgtgtgtatgtatatgtatatatatatagatacaaaTTAAATTGATATTAAATGCCATAGTAAGAGCGATATATGTCTTACGATGGCATTTGGCATCCAGATCATGATTTCACTTGGTTTTACTTAAAAGTTAAAGACAAATgacagaggagaaggaggaagtgTAAACAGCTGCCTGACCAAAAACACTGAGCCTTCTGGCCCTACACACAGGTCTGGTTTTTGGGTGATCTCATAAACAAAAGCCTAAGTCAGTCTCACTCCCCACCCATACAGATCAGAAGAATAGAATAAAACAGGACGACGAGGCAATTCCATTTtcttataaaataaaactgcacagaAGTGGTTCTGAATTCAGTCAAATGACAAAGaagtttttaacttttaatgtgAAAACGATCTTGGGCGGAGAAACTAAGATACAGTAgacttctggaaaacaatatgaatATCAATTTCATTACAATGATCTTGGTTGGGGGGAAATAAGTACAGTATGACCTCAGCCgggcaaaatgacattttaaatgtggcTGGACTTGTATCTAAGACGCGTTCAAGAGCTATTAACATGTAGGTTTTCGCTGATTCCCAGGAGTGCTGacaacatttacttatttattatttctgtaaaaaaccTATCAGTCGTGTCACAGCTTGTCCTCCTCAGACCGGAATTTGGACTCGTGAATTTCTGAGAACATCATCATGTCGGGCAAAAAATGGGCGGTAACACAGACTAACTTTCACCATGGCATGTACACAAAATATTAATCTGAAATCGCTTGTTAAGTTGCGAAAAAATGAGAGAAGGTAAGAGAAGAAACGCGGGTTccgggtaaaaaaaaaaaaaaaaaaaaaaaaaacatggaaacacacCTGACTGCTCATCCGCAACATTTTTGGGTTGGGTGCGAGAACTTCTCGTGCgtctcattttaaatgaaatactatatattaaactgcgttacaaaaaaaaaagactacgaGCCGTTCGGGTTTTCAAACAAAAGAATTAGACTTTACTTTAAGCAGTGAGTGAGGCGAAAACAAACCCAGCAGACATGTAGGAACAGTAAACGACTGAGCGCCACAAAAATCTCGGACATGATTGGTGAGAGTCTCTGTCACGCTCTACATCCTTCACTCTGATTGGTTGATAGAGAAACAGTCGTTGGTTTGATGGTACCTAAACTTTTGATTGGACGCCGTTTGTTCGTGTGCTTTCGCGACCCACGGAGAAACACACTTTGTAGTCTTTTAGACTATGACTGTGTATATCGCTTTGTTCTGGACACGtctgtgtgaaaaatataaagaaagcCAGTCACATCATCACTGACTAGGTTTTAAAATTGAATGTCGCGTACGATACGGTgcgtaaatgaataaacgtaactGCACTGTGACTAGCACTCTCGTTTGACGTATTTTCGCTAACATTAACTTAAgcataaaattaatgattaatttacATCATGCCATTGCCAATTGCAGTTGCACgtaaaagaaatacagcagttgTAAGTGTTGGTTAATATGGGGCGGATTTTATCCAACTTTGGCTTGAGATGTGGTCGCATGGACATGACATGCCACATTCGACAAATCGCAATCGCTGTGTTTCCCTTAGGACGAGAGAGGCTATTAAATTGTTCTTTGAAaattgcattgtgtgtgtgcacagatTAGTGAGTAAACCCGTTCAGGAAAATAACGGTTCTAATGACAGAGGAGAAAAcgtatttaaatgtaataaatgatttattcatttagcaaacgcttttcgccaaagcgacgtacatctcatagagaatacaatatgtgcattcTTCTCTATTCATTTTTGTAGAATTTTTGGAAGTAGTTACGTGGGATTTTCCCAGTGATGATGCACAAACATACACCACATTTCTGACAGGAGATAGTTGTCTGTCCATCTGGGCAGAACCTGCACCTTCCCTTGTCAGTAAAAACTGGGAAGTGATCCACTTAATCATAGCGGACAGCATCTATGGGTCTTGGGGTTGTTGGTCTTTGGAGGAATCTGGTGGGCACATCCGCCTCCCTTCCCTTGGAGGgccttcctttcttctttccagcGTTGATAAGTGCATCCGCAACCTCCAGTCTGAACATCTCgagctttttctgcttttgcacATCAAGAGACAAGAAGAAACAAGGAAACGCGGGGTCTTTTGTATTGTGGGCAGACAGACCGAACACTATCGAAAAGCAGTATTACAAGCAATTACGGACCGAAGTTAGCTGGTTAGCTTGTTACCTTCAGTAAATATCACGACCATACACAAtaggtttgtgtttttcatgttgcaTCAATATTATTGCTTTATAGTCTGTTGATATTACTAGTTAATGTTTGGATGTTCTACACTAAAATTATTACGGATTGCACCtttaagagattttttttcaaaattgcacATTTAAGTGTCCCTCAGTAAAAGCACGGTCACTTAAATCACTTGGCTTTTTCGGACTTTCAATCAATCTCCTCAGTAGAGCTATCCTCACTCGCTGACTCCCTCTCTCCGTGCTGTCTGACAATGAtttcctcatcttcatcattgAAGTCTGAATCTGAAGAGCTTGCAGGGGTCTCCTCTATCACTCTCATCCTGTCTGTCATTCCTCTACTCACCTTTCTTTTGCCATAAATTGAGCTAACTGTGATGCAGGAAAATGTATGGTTATACTGTTATAAtgtatagaattttttttggagttAATATTAACATGTCTTCCTGTTTGAAACTAAATTTTAAATACTAAAAATTGACCAACTTTCTACCCCTAATCTGGCAACATATCTTGGGGGATACATAGATTTCTGAATAACACCACAAACAGCATtagagcatttttttcttcatcagcaTATTAAGACAATAGTCAATTATTTCATGAATTTATAGTGTtgctttattgaaaataaatatgattaatATGTAATTACCACCTGGTCAGCATGTCCTGCACCACTGGTGGCTATGATGATTTCTGATCAGGCTGACTAAGCGATGACAGATAACCTGAACCAAGTCATGTGACCTACATACAAATACCAGACAAGACTTTTAATGAATGATAACTTGATTGGGTGAAAACATTCAATCAAGTCCCCTACAGGATGTTAAAGAGTCTGTATCTCCTGGTGCATGTTGACTGTTCAAGGGTTTAAAACTGATCCCACAAAACGTGCGAGAGCCAGGAATTTCACATGTactgaagaaataaacagaagCAACAAAACTGGGTTACCATGAtataaaagaaaactaaaaagcaCACAACTAATGCCATAAGGCTAAATGGCTGAGTAAAGCATGTTCAGTTTTTGGGACACCTGAGGTCAACTGAGAACAATAACTCCAATGGAGAGAAATTCAACCTCCAGCTCCAACACCATTCCACAGATGTTGCCCCTGGGACATCAAGACAGGTGGAACAAATTACCTTTCCTAATTTAGCAGTGCATTCTGAGTCAACTGGAGCTTTTCTTTTCATCACCATGGTCTTAGCTACTTCTGTACatcataaaacacaaacaattaaCAAAAATTCAGtcatacatacattcattcatttcctaATACAGgattgcagtggtctggagtctattccCAAAGCACCAGatacaaggcagggtacaccctggatgggacaccagaccATCAGAGTGCAACACACAGTCAGCAAACAAGAAACGAGATGTTCAGGTAGTTTATATTAAAATAGACTGTACAACCAATCCctagaagaagaaaatgtcctGGTATAGTTCCCAATAAGTATGTTGTATACAACATATTGTACCACTTCCTCTGTTTACCAGTTGTTGCATGGAGTCTACAAAACTCAGTGTTCAGCTGTGTTATCCTCTTCATCACTGGGTGCTTTTCTCCTCACCTTCTGGCTCTTCTCTGCACCCTGCTTCTTCTTGGCAACCAgctgctcttcctgctcctccttgaCACTATTCACTTCACCACTCTCTGTAGGGGAATAATGTTTGTAATCATTCTATACAGGCAGCTTTCTTCCTCACATCATCTTATACTGCGGGTCCCAAAAGTGTAAGCACATTTTATAACCAGCAGTGTGGAAATGCTCTGAGTATGTGGTACTTGAGCAGCAACTTGACATGTAGTACCATTTTCTTAGATGTGGTCAACAAGAAGGCAGCGCTCACCTTTGTTATCCTCTTCATCACTCAGAacttctctgctctcctcctgGCTCTTCCCTCCACCCCTCTTCTTCTTGGCTATGGGCTGCTCATCCTGCTCCTCCTTGACCTTGTTGACTTCAGCACTTGCTGCAGGgagaacaatatttttaatcattccAAACTGTGCTTTCCCCTGAACACAACTTTCACTTcagattattaatttattattattaaaatcagAGCCCAGATCAGATGTGCAAATACGTTTTTATCACCAGCACCCTCGAGTATATGCTCTTTTGCGGTCGTTTGCGCTATTATTACACACATGATTTTACCGAATCCCAAAAAAGCAAGTAAGTGTAAATACCTGCCTATGGAAAAATACTTTGCTTTCATGCTCCACAGACAACTAGTCGGTTAGATTTACCATATTTACTCTAATGTAACTAACTCGCATTTTCCC
This genomic window from Scleropages formosus chromosome 1, fSclFor1.1, whole genome shotgun sequence contains:
- the parp2 gene encoding poly [ADP-ribose] polymerase 2 isoform X3; this encodes MVMKRKAPVDSECTAKLGKAHVYNEGDDIYDVMLNQTNLQFNNNKYYLIQLLQDDNMKNYTVWMRWGRVGKVGQHSLMSFGGDLEKAKDVFKKKFFDKTKNNWDSRAQFEKVAGKYDMVFMDYMASSKEEESQGPSKASLPKKTCQLDSKVQSLLDLICDIRAMEECVLEMKFDTKKAPLGKLTVEQIKAGYASLKRIEECLKRKGNKKELLEACNQFYTRIPHDFGLRTPPLIQTEQELKEKIALLEALSDIQIAVKMVQSSVESLEHPLDRQYKSLRCMLEPLPRNSHEYKVIEQYLHSTHAPTHKDYTMTVLDIFTVEREGEKERFSTQLHNRMLLWHGSRLSNWVGILSQGLRVAPPEAPITGYMFGKGIYFADMSSKSANYCYASQKNNTGLLLLCEVALGDCNELLTADYEASKLPVGKHSTKGLGQTAPDPRNAVVLDGATVPLGPCMKTGVGQSGGYTLLYNEFIVYDPSQIHMRYLLKVQFNYSSLW
- the parp2 gene encoding poly [ADP-ribose] polymerase 2 isoform X4, translating into MKRKSLSLRRRTSLSQRVPKDFEDKVMDVIQLRKSNSYMLSQILIANADQTPLNFDMLHQTKTEKASAEVNKVKEEQDEQPIAKKKRGGGKSQEESREVLSDEEDNKEVVKTMVMKGKAPVDSECTAKLGKAHVYNEGDDIYDVMLNQTNLQFNNNKYYLIQLLQDDNMKNYTVWMRWGRVGKVGQHSLMSFGGDLEKAKDVFKKKFFDKTKNNWDSRAQFEKVAGKYDMVFMDYMASSKEEESQGPSKASLPKKTCQLDSKVQSLLDLICDIRAMEECVLEMKFDTKKAPLGKLTVEQIKAGYASLKRIEECLKRKGNKKELLEACNQFYTRIPHDFGLRTPPLIQTEQELKEKIALLEALSDIQIAVKMVQSSVESLEHPLDRQYKSLRCMLEPLPRNSHEYKVIEQYLHSTHAPTHKDYTMTVLDIFTVEREGEKERFSTQLHNRMLLWHGSRLSNWVGILSQGLRVAPPEAPITGYMFGKGIYFADMSSKSANYCYASQKNNTGLLLLCEVALGDCNELLTADYEASKLPVGKHSTKGLGQTAPDPRNAVVLDGATVPLGPCMKTGVGQSGGYTLLYNEFIVYDPSQIHMRYLLKVQFNYSSLW
- the parp2 gene encoding poly [ADP-ribose] polymerase 2 isoform X2, which codes for MRRTRSSRTQPKNVADEQSESAEVNNIKEEQPVAKKKRGGGTSQKESREAQSDEEDDKEVVKTMVMKGKAPVDSECTAKLGKTNLQFNNNKYYLIQLLQDDNMKNYTVWMRWGRVGKVGQHSLMSFGGDLEKAKDVFKKKFFDKTKNNWDSRAQFEKVAGKYDMVFMDYMASSKEEESQGPSKASLPKKTCQLDSKVQSLLDLICDIRAMEECVLEMKFDTKKAPLGKLTVEQIKAGYASLKRIEECLKRKGNKKELLEACNQFYTRIPHDFGLRTPPLIQTEQELKEKIALLEALSDIQIAVKMVQSSVESLEHPLDRQYKSLRCMLEPLPRNSHEYKVIEQYLHSTHAPTHKDYTMTVLDIFTVEREGEKERFSTQLHNRMLLWHGSRLSNWVGILSQGLRVAPPEAPITGYMFGKGIYFADMSSKSANYCYASQKNNTGLLLLCEVALGDCNELLTADYEASKLPVGKHSTKGLGQTAPDPRNAVVLDGATVPLGPCMKTGVGQSGGYTLLYNEFIVYDPSQIHMRYLLKVQFNYSSLW
- the parp2 gene encoding poly [ADP-ribose] polymerase 2 isoform X1, yielding MRRTRSSRTQPKNVADEQSESAEVNNIKEEQPVAKKKRGGGTSQKESREAQSDEEDDKEVVKTMVMKGKAPVDSECTAKLGKAHVYNEGDDIYDVMLNQTNLQFNNNKYYLIQLLQDDNMKNYTVWMRWGRVGKVGQHSLMSFGGDLEKAKDVFKKKFFDKTKNNWDSRAQFEKVAGKYDMVFMDYMASSKEEESQGPSKASLPKKTCQLDSKVQSLLDLICDIRAMEECVLEMKFDTKKAPLGKLTVEQIKAGYASLKRIEECLKRKGNKKELLEACNQFYTRIPHDFGLRTPPLIQTEQELKEKIALLEALSDIQIAVKMVQSSVESLEHPLDRQYKSLRCMLEPLPRNSHEYKVIEQYLHSTHAPTHKDYTMTVLDIFTVEREGEKERFSTQLHNRMLLWHGSRLSNWVGILSQGLRVAPPEAPITGYMFGKGIYFADMSSKSANYCYASQKNNTGLLLLCEVALGDCNELLTADYEASKLPVGKHSTKGLGQTAPDPRNAVVLDGATVPLGPCMKTGVGQSGGYTLLYNEFIVYDPSQIHMRYLLKVQFNYSSLW